The Hypomesus transpacificus isolate Combined female chromosome 3, fHypTra1, whole genome shotgun sequence genome has a window encoding:
- the LOC124487198 gene encoding BTB/POZ domain-containing protein 7-like: protein MVRRLQELRHTEQVQRAYALNCGEGATVSYELQLRVLREFGLSDGATELLQNPYKFFPEERFGDESPGPALHQLGRCRVNSSPAMDSMFTDLEGLSGFHPPFPPPPPPYHPPATLSHAQLKGAWRPRVPMPTPTRSFSYPCSHTLLQRHAPSQQSSPDYPSSSRPPPPPPPDCTNQAMGRALLADQQMSVEPVMREFMPDIARGVSVLTLREQHKAERVNGEDSTPTAPHPPLEGQCPSSRHRDIHGPSCKRHAPDPKLEAQGDYPDHYDFSCGPPTPGLPPPYYAGPDLYSHSCNPSSPLPPSYLSDGQPHAQGRPAPDPLRLDLLGLPPPPQEEAQANPPGTLPGGGHTPRGRANETDLTRGLGHFRSSPSGNLEGYEDRPSSHREAPEERLVAGDTSGAGPLQPQGDSVSEEAGRDRRAPSKPEYPYKKSAL, encoded by the exons ATGGTGCgcaggctgcaggagctgaggcACACAGAGCAGGTGCAGCGGGCCTATGCCCTCAACTGCGGCGAGGGCGCCACCGTCAGCTACGAGCTGCAGCTCCGCGTGCTGCGGGAGTTTGGCCTGTCGGACGGAGCCACAGAGCTGCTGCAG AACCCCTACAAGTTCTTCCCAGAAGAGCGATTCGGTGATGAGAGCCCGGGGCCAGCTCTGCACCAGTTGGGCCGTTGCCGGGTCAACAGTAGCCCGGCGATGGACAGCATGTTCACAGACCTGGAAGGGCTGTCAGGATTccaccctccctttcctccccctcctcccccctaccACCCCCCTGCCACCCTCAGCCACGCTCAGCTGAAGGGGGCCTGGAGGCCGCGGGTTCCCATGCCAACCCCGACCCGCTCCTTCTCCTACCCCTGCAGCCACACCCTGCTCCAGCGCCACGCGCCCAGCCAGCAGAGCAGCCCTGACTACCCCTCCTCATCCAgaccccctccgccccctccgccCGACTGCACCAACCAGGCCATGGGCCGGGCCCTGCTCGCAGACCAGCAG ATGAGCGTGGAGCCTGTGATGAGAGAGTTCATGCCGGACATCGCCCGGGGGGTTTCGGTCCTGACCCTCAGGGAGCAGCACAAGGCCGAGAGGGTGAACGGGGAGGATTCCACCCCCAcggccccccacccacccctggaGGGGCAGTGCCCCTCATCCCGCCACAGGGACATCCACGGCCCCTCCTGTAAGAGACACGCCCCGGACCCCAAACTAGAGGCCCAGGGCGACTACCCCGACCACTACGACTTCTCCTGtggaccccccacccccggccTCCCCCCACCCTACTACGCCGGGCCCGACCTCTACAGCCACAGCTGcaacccctccagccccctcccaccctcctaccTGTCTGACGGCCAGCCCCACGCCCAGGGACGGCCAGCCCCCGACCCCCTGAGGCTGGACCTGCTGGGGCTGCCCCCCCCGCCGCAGGAGGAGGCCCAGGCTAACCCTCCAGGGACCCTCCCCGGGGGGGGACACACGCCCAGGGGACGAGCCAACGAGACGGACCTGACCCGCGGGCTGGGGCACTTTCGGAGCTCCCCCAGTGGGAACCTGGAGGGGTATGAAGACAGGCCCTCCTCCCACAGGGAAGCCCcagaggagaggctggtggctggggACACGTCAGGAGCAGGGCCCCTGCAGCCCCAGGGCGACAGTGTCAGTGAGGAGGCTGGCAGAGACCGCCGGGCACCCAGCAAGCCTGAGTACCCTTACAAAAAGTCGGCACTTTAA
- the LOC124486921 gene encoding putative E3 ubiquitin-protein ligase UBR7 isoform X2, with protein sequence MAVNEDSEATLSLNDILEDDELREAMSVLAGSDPEKCSYPQGYVKRQAVFACNTCTPRGEEPAGLCLACTNKCHDGHDIFELYTKRNFRCDCGNDKFGEFRCNLIPNKDGRNIKNQYNHNFYGLYCFCDRPYPDTDDQVDEEMIQCIICEDWFHSRHLGSTVEDSEELQEMVCEPCMNRAPFLWTYAAHLAGITVSPCQEVDVEKVDVEDVEEVEEDVVDSSEQKDKRGNGGEGSSSRPACQKQEKLREDENENASCKRSRQEMSGSQVKGQAGPVACRLMELQGGALEGGAREGSREGAVFWPYHWRSHLCTCITCKRAYVQAGVQFLLDETDTLLAYENKGRTEPFGEDLLTSCLSSLDHIQQLEMIYHFNDLKTELTEFLQQFASEGKVVTAEAIQQFFEELQARKRRRISEGQHHCT encoded by the exons ATGGCGGTTAACGAAGACAGTGAGGCTACCCTGTCACTGAACGACATACTGGAGGATGACGAACTGCGAGAAGCTATGTCGGTGTTGGCGGGCAGCGACCCTGAGAAATGCTCATATCCCCAG GGTTATGTAAAGAGGCAAGCTGTGTTTGCCTGCAACACTTGTACACCAAGGGGAGAAGAACCGGCGGGTCTTTGCCTTGCTTGTACCAACAAATGTCACGATGGCCACGACATCTTTGAGCTCTACACCAAAAG GAATTTCCGCTGCGATTGTGGAAATGACAAGTTTGGCGAGTTTCGGTGCAATCTGATTCCT AACAAAGATGGACGAAATATAAAAAACCAGTACAATCACAACTTCTACGGCTTGTATTGCTTCTGTGACCGACCGTATCCAGATACAGACGACCAG GTAGATGAGGAGATGATTCAGTGCATCATCTGTGAGGATTGGTTCCATTCCAGG CACCTGGGATCCACAGTGGAGGACtcggaggagctgcaggagatgGTGTGTGAACCCTGCATGAACAGAGCTCCCTTCCTGTGGACCTACGCCGCACACCTCGCAG GGATCACAGTAAGCCCCTGTCAGGAGGTGGATGTGGAGAAGGTGGatgtggaggatgtggaggaggtggaggaggatgtggTGGACAGTAGCGAGCAGAAGGACAAGAGGGGCAATGGAGGCGAGGGGTCGTCCTCCAGGCCTGCCTGTCAGAAGCAGGAGAAATTA AGGGAGGACGAGAATGAAAACGCCTCCTGCAAGCGAAGCCGTCAGGAGATGTCCGGCAGCCAGGTGAAGGGCCAGGCCGGGCCTGTGGCATGCAGGCTGATGGAGCTGCAGGGTGGGGCCCTGGAGGGCGGGGCccgggaggggagcagggagggggctgTGTTCTGGCCGTACCACTGGCGCTCACATCTCTGCACCTGCATCACCTGTAAG AGGGCGTATGTCCAGGCCGGAGTGCAGTTCCTATTGGACGAGACGGACACCCTCCTGGCCTATGAGAACAAAGGAAGGACGGAGCCGTTTGGCGAAGACCTGCTGACGTCATGCCTGAGTTCCCTGGACCACATCCAGCAGCTGGAGATGATTTACC atTTCAATGACCTGAAGACGGAACTGACTGAGTTCCTGCAGCAGTTTGCCAGTGAAGGAAAG GTGGTCACAGCTGAAGCCAtccagcagttctttgaggagCTGCAGGCCAGGAAAAGGCGCAGGATCAGTGAAGGGCAGCATCACTGCACCTGA
- the LOC124486921 gene encoding putative E3 ubiquitin-protein ligase UBR7 isoform X1, with translation MVQQYLLQLTHILQNKTTLKIVIKLSSLLICFFFFIIFFFHPILKLNTMAHLRFGGPLLALMMPSYLHHKGWRATRRHSCASLAMLVGALKLSSKASYTATLCPVNRSTPSSKSLVSLQGMAVNEDSEATLSLNDILEDDELREAMSVLAGSDPEKCSYPQGYVKRQAVFACNTCTPRGEEPAGLCLACTNKCHDGHDIFELYTKRNFRCDCGNDKFGEFRCNLIPNKDGRNIKNQYNHNFYGLYCFCDRPYPDTDDQVDEEMIQCIICEDWFHSRHLGSTVEDSEELQEMVCEPCMNRAPFLWTYAAHLAGITVSPCQEVDVEKVDVEDVEEVEEDVVDSSEQKDKRGNGGEGSSSRPACQKQEKLREDENENASCKRSRQEMSGSQVKGQAGPVACRLMELQGGALEGGAREGSREGAVFWPYHWRSHLCTCITCKRAYVQAGVQFLLDETDTLLAYENKGRTEPFGEDLLTSCLSSLDHIQQLEMIYHFNDLKTELTEFLQQFASEGKVVTAEAIQQFFEELQARKRRRISEGQHHCT, from the exons ATGGTACAACAATACTTACTCCAATTAACTCacattttacaaaacaaaacGACTTTAAAAATAGTTATAAAATTAAGCAGTCTGctcatatgtttttttttttttatcattttttttttccatccTATACTGAAATTAAATACTATGGCTCATCTAAGGTTTGGAGGACCACTACTTGCATTAATGATGCCGTCTTATTTACATCACAAAGGTTGGCGGGCTACTCGACGTCACAGTTGTGCTTCATTGGCCATGTTGGTAGGAGCTCTCAAGCTCTCAAGCAAAGCTAGTTATACAGCAACGCTCTGCCCGGTTAACCGGTCGACTCCGTCCTCCAAGTCTCTTGTCAGCTTGCAAG GAATGGCGGTTAACGAAGACAGTGAGGCTACCCTGTCACTGAACGACATACTGGAGGATGACGAACTGCGAGAAGCTATGTCGGTGTTGGCGGGCAGCGACCCTGAGAAATGCTCATATCCCCAG GGTTATGTAAAGAGGCAAGCTGTGTTTGCCTGCAACACTTGTACACCAAGGGGAGAAGAACCGGCGGGTCTTTGCCTTGCTTGTACCAACAAATGTCACGATGGCCACGACATCTTTGAGCTCTACACCAAAAG GAATTTCCGCTGCGATTGTGGAAATGACAAGTTTGGCGAGTTTCGGTGCAATCTGATTCCT AACAAAGATGGACGAAATATAAAAAACCAGTACAATCACAACTTCTACGGCTTGTATTGCTTCTGTGACCGACCGTATCCAGATACAGACGACCAG GTAGATGAGGAGATGATTCAGTGCATCATCTGTGAGGATTGGTTCCATTCCAGG CACCTGGGATCCACAGTGGAGGACtcggaggagctgcaggagatgGTGTGTGAACCCTGCATGAACAGAGCTCCCTTCCTGTGGACCTACGCCGCACACCTCGCAG GGATCACAGTAAGCCCCTGTCAGGAGGTGGATGTGGAGAAGGTGGatgtggaggatgtggaggaggtggaggaggatgtggTGGACAGTAGCGAGCAGAAGGACAAGAGGGGCAATGGAGGCGAGGGGTCGTCCTCCAGGCCTGCCTGTCAGAAGCAGGAGAAATTA AGGGAGGACGAGAATGAAAACGCCTCCTGCAAGCGAAGCCGTCAGGAGATGTCCGGCAGCCAGGTGAAGGGCCAGGCCGGGCCTGTGGCATGCAGGCTGATGGAGCTGCAGGGTGGGGCCCTGGAGGGCGGGGCccgggaggggagcagggagggggctgTGTTCTGGCCGTACCACTGGCGCTCACATCTCTGCACCTGCATCACCTGTAAG AGGGCGTATGTCCAGGCCGGAGTGCAGTTCCTATTGGACGAGACGGACACCCTCCTGGCCTATGAGAACAAAGGAAGGACGGAGCCGTTTGGCGAAGACCTGCTGACGTCATGCCTGAGTTCCCTGGACCACATCCAGCAGCTGGAGATGATTTACC atTTCAATGACCTGAAGACGGAACTGACTGAGTTCCTGCAGCAGTTTGCCAGTGAAGGAAAG GTGGTCACAGCTGAAGCCAtccagcagttctttgaggagCTGCAGGCCAGGAAAAGGCGCAGGATCAGTGAAGGGCAGCATCACTGCACCTGA